Proteins encoded by one window of Streptomyces sp. ALI-76-A:
- a CDS encoding TIGR02678 family protein, producing MSTLANQLAAAEREEVARAIRLLLARPLLTEAADPAGFELVRRRREPLTQWFDYTCGWSLVIEPRRGYARLTKVRANPDGSRPARRARSGRAPFDRRRYVLLCVTAAELLSMPMTTIGMLAGRVVQATAADRALPAFDPVRKPERMAFVDVLKLLESYDVLRAVDGATEAYVESAEAKVLYRVDTTLLMRLPAAPVGASRLAVPPDEVPARFEELLTGLVRERRYGGAVVDGTADGAHGEAAATDAQRNLRLRHSVLRRLFDDPVLYRSDLADDELAYVTSLTGRQILRRSVEQAGFVLEERAEGFLLVDPDGLATDVRFPDDTSTARVAALLLLEPLCAAPAGLLPEQLVEAGADLLRRFPRWAKAYQSEDGAARLSDDAVRVLTDVGLARRARGRVVACPAAYRYRLTETTSSDPAEKPGPERGTSPFETAGTTASGGAGAQGDQQ from the coding sequence ATGAGCACGCTCGCCAACCAACTGGCCGCTGCGGAACGGGAGGAGGTGGCTCGTGCCATCCGGCTCCTCCTGGCTCGTCCGCTGCTCACCGAGGCCGCCGACCCAGCCGGCTTCGAACTGGTACGCCGCCGTCGCGAGCCGCTGACCCAGTGGTTCGACTACACATGCGGCTGGAGCCTGGTCATCGAGCCTCGCCGGGGGTACGCCCGCCTCACCAAGGTCCGCGCGAACCCGGACGGCTCCCGCCCGGCTCGTAGGGCGCGTTCCGGCCGGGCCCCGTTCGACCGTCGGCGTTACGTGCTGCTGTGCGTGACCGCAGCCGAGTTGCTGTCGATGCCGATGACAACCATCGGCATGCTCGCCGGCCGTGTCGTGCAGGCCACGGCGGCCGACCGGGCACTGCCCGCGTTCGACCCGGTCCGCAAGCCGGAGCGGATGGCGTTCGTCGACGTCCTGAAGCTGCTGGAGTCGTACGACGTGCTGCGTGCGGTGGACGGGGCGACCGAGGCGTACGTCGAGTCCGCGGAGGCCAAGGTTCTCTACCGCGTGGACACCACCCTGCTGATGCGGTTGCCGGCCGCGCCCGTCGGCGCCTCCCGACTGGCCGTGCCCCCGGACGAGGTGCCCGCGCGGTTCGAGGAACTCCTCACGGGTCTTGTGCGAGAGCGCCGCTACGGCGGCGCGGTCGTCGACGGCACGGCGGACGGGGCACACGGCGAGGCCGCCGCCACGGATGCGCAACGCAACCTGAGACTGCGCCACTCGGTGCTGCGTCGCCTCTTCGACGATCCCGTGCTGTACCGGTCGGACCTCGCTGACGATGAGCTGGCGTACGTCACCTCCCTGACCGGACGCCAGATCCTGCGCCGCTCGGTCGAGCAGGCCGGCTTCGTCCTGGAGGAACGAGCGGAAGGCTTCCTGCTGGTGGACCCGGACGGGCTGGCCACCGATGTCCGTTTCCCCGACGACACGTCCACTGCCCGGGTCGCCGCGCTGCTCCTCCTGGAGCCGCTCTGCGCCGCGCCCGCCGGATTGCTGCCCGAGCAGCTCGTCGAGGCCGGAGCGGATCTGCTGCGACGCTTCCCGCGCTGGGCCAAGGCGTATCAGTCCGAGGACGGCGCGGCTCGGCTGTCCGACGACGCGGTACGTGTACTGACTGATGTCGGCCTGGCCCGCCGAGCCAGGGGCCGTGTTGTCGCGTGCCCGGCCGCGTACCGCTACCGCCTGACGGAGACGACGAGTTCGGATCCGGCGGAGAAGCCCGGACCGGAGCGGGGCACGAGCCCGTTCGAGACGGCGGGCACCACTGCTTCTGGTGGCGCCGGCGCACAGGGAGATCAGCAGTGA
- a CDS encoding TIGR02677 family protein: MFRFTTGERSDLYGAVLDAFGVAGEHLETALGLETVRLRLRGVGWAAAVEDEELHEALRKLVQWELLDVVHNHAENYRTAEEYERRNLQYSLTRRGEAALAGVRHALEVLASTGALQTAVLEAIADRLDELCGLCGEPASADRRIFSTLRELEGHLDALVENTKAFNGELQRLLRAEGADLEVFREVKAATVAYLQEFLVNLDRRGQAVAAAVARVEEQGIAVLRERALRGAELPPVTGEDPAAGWLESRRARWAGLRAWFLPDDGARPRIEQLHDIARRAIVSLLQVLERINESRRRSSSAVQDFRELARWFAAAPAEEDLHRLWSAAFGLGPARHAHLAHPDPELIPSSHSWSEAPPVEVSALLRTSGRTERFTRTAKVRDVAAVRAERAERARAERAELARAWQVLETDGPVRLSSFGALDPAVFDRLLDLLGRSLSARPDAEGLRRATTGDGRVEIALARPPDSRTVLLRTTKGSLAGPDYVVHIVAAGGACAFPDFLAAQQEAV, encoded by the coding sequence ATGTTCCGGTTCACGACGGGGGAGAGGTCCGACCTGTATGGGGCCGTGTTGGACGCCTTCGGCGTGGCAGGCGAGCACCTGGAGACAGCGCTGGGGCTCGAGACCGTGCGCCTGCGGCTGCGCGGGGTGGGTTGGGCGGCGGCGGTCGAGGATGAGGAACTGCATGAGGCGCTCCGGAAACTCGTGCAGTGGGAGCTCCTGGATGTGGTGCACAACCACGCGGAGAACTACCGCACGGCAGAGGAGTACGAGCGGCGTAACCTGCAGTACTCACTGACCCGCCGCGGCGAGGCCGCTCTCGCCGGAGTACGGCACGCGCTTGAGGTTCTCGCCTCTACGGGGGCGCTGCAGACGGCCGTGCTGGAGGCGATCGCCGACCGGCTCGACGAGTTGTGCGGGCTCTGCGGCGAACCCGCCTCGGCCGATCGACGGATCTTTAGCACGCTGCGGGAGCTGGAGGGGCATCTGGACGCTCTGGTGGAGAACACCAAGGCGTTCAACGGCGAACTGCAGCGCCTCCTGCGCGCCGAGGGCGCGGATCTGGAGGTGTTCCGCGAGGTCAAGGCCGCCACCGTCGCGTATCTGCAGGAGTTCTTGGTCAACCTGGACCGACGCGGGCAGGCGGTCGCTGCTGCCGTGGCCCGGGTGGAGGAACAAGGGATCGCCGTGCTGCGCGAGCGGGCGCTGCGCGGGGCCGAGCTGCCGCCGGTGACCGGAGAGGATCCCGCGGCCGGCTGGCTGGAGAGCCGACGGGCGCGTTGGGCGGGGCTGCGGGCATGGTTCCTTCCGGACGACGGGGCACGCCCCCGGATCGAGCAGCTGCACGACATCGCCCGGCGGGCCATCGTCTCGCTCCTGCAGGTCCTGGAGCGGATCAACGAGTCACGGCGCCGCTCTTCCAGCGCCGTGCAGGACTTTCGGGAGCTGGCGCGCTGGTTCGCAGCGGCCCCCGCGGAGGAGGACCTGCACCGGCTGTGGTCGGCGGCCTTCGGCCTCGGCCCGGCACGCCACGCTCACCTCGCCCACCCCGACCCGGAGTTGATCCCGTCGTCCCATTCCTGGTCCGAGGCCCCGCCAGTGGAGGTGTCGGCGCTGCTGCGGACCAGTGGACGGACGGAGCGCTTCACTCGCACGGCCAAGGTGCGGGACGTCGCGGCCGTCAGGGCGGAGCGCGCCGAGCGGGCCCGCGCGGAGCGCGCGGAACTCGCGCGCGCCTGGCAGGTGCTGGAGACGGACGGACCCGTGCGTCTGTCCTCCTTCGGCGCGCTGGACCCCGCCGTCTTCGACCGGCTGCTGGACCTGCTGGGCCGGTCCCTGTCCGCCCGGCCGGACGCAGAGGGGCTGCGGCGCGCCACGACGGGGGACGGCCGGGTCGAGATCGCACTGGCTCGGCCTCCTGACAGCCGCACCGTCCTGCTTCGCACCACGAAGGGGTCACTGGCCGGACCGGACTACGTCGTCCACATCGTGGCGGCGGGCGGAGCCTGCGCGTTCCCGGACTTCCTCGCCGCACAGCAGGAGGCGGTATGA